tacaaaacaagacacatttatttttaatataaaacacaCAACGCATTTTCCTAAttaactaataataataataataatatatgaaaggATAATGTTATGAATGTAGTATTTCTTGTAATTAAACTATATATGAGCACACGActtcaataaaattatatgtactttccttttagatatattaattttaacgcaaatttattttttataaatatctatttaaatatacaaatacatttattaaaaagaaaaaattaattatgcggaaaaaaaatcttaaaatataaaatgcaaggtattaaaacattttaatttaccAAAAAAACTAAGTCATAATTTCTTACTGTGTTTATCAAAAAGATCACGAGAATCtatgtacaaaaataaaaaaataataaactgTAGGAACCtttaataagtatataacTAAATATGTTACTCTTGCTATTCCACACTAGAAAcgattttataaaaagacacatattatttactacatattttactttttctgaacttaaatttttcatatttcttaacgtttttatgataataaataacGCACGATATAATTGCGATACCTAATATAACGAACGGtaccatatatattaaaatacgGAACACTTGACCTAATATGCACGCATCAGTAACTGTTGTACCACTGCACAACGTACATGTTGTCCCAGAACCCAAACTTTCCGATTGCTTCCAAAAACCAGTTATCTTTTTCAACACActtacaaatgtatataatggTTCCTCACTAtaatttactaatttttctaaatgaGTTTTTTTCAAACCGAAGTAAGACAATAAACAATCTTTACCTGACAATCCTAGTGctaattataatatgaatactattaagaaaaacaaaaacagcAAGAAAGGTAAAAGAACCTGTAGTCCgcactttttaaatattatttttttatgaatccTATCACTCACTgctttgttatttttaagaaaattcatatagtctagttctttaaatatttttttctttaaatgagtatattattttgtttcaaatatgcaagatttatttttcgtaGCCTTTTTGTTCTCACTAGCataatttaatgtatttCTACAcgtttgttttttcattgtcataatgctttttttattataatatatatcttttttttcgcaCGCTTCATTATGTGGTATATCTTCTATAAAACCTCTAATAAATGTATCATCATATCTCTTGCATTCTGCTAATAATCTACAATTTCTTATACCTAATTTTCTAATAAGGATGCATTTCATCCcccaatatatattatacatacatttaaaaaacgAAGATAACATGTGTAATTTAAACATAAATGATatcatcataaaaaaaatattattaacaaacataaaaaatcaaatacaggaatatgtaaaatatggttaaataatattattataccaAATCATTGTTAAAATGGTATATCCAAGTTGAAAGGATAaacacaaaaattttaataaataaaagtatcgtaatattttgtttcatgttgtataattttaataatgtaatatatttattatataatcagttagcaataataaaatactcTGTTAATGacaaaaaacaatataattatttatttaacttttttctattttcataaaaatgaaataaaatatatataactctAGTTTTTTTACAACGAATTGACTGAAAATTAACTTTagaaatataatgtaaaatttttatcgtAATGTTATATACAAAACACTAAAATATactagaataatataaattgaactattgataaatattcaaaatacattatttatttatttaatatagcaaattaattaaataacttgttttttgattatttttagaataaaaaatatatatatatatatatatatcattttttaattttttgatgtATTTCCTTGTTATAGTATATAGAATTGAAATAATACACTTCTAtgcatattaataaaataatttctaatattaaaaatgttttcttattaatacttataatattatatacattatacttggaaaaaatttttatagctaatataatattgattattataacattattataatattaataataaatgtagaaaataatactacttgtaattttatgtattatattatttatagcaTTCACATTAGTTAGTACTTGGGCATTTTCATTCctatattatcttttatatattttaaaaaactttttgCTAATATACTTCATAtcataagtaaaaataaatgtttcaAGTGTATAGAAAGagtgattttttattttctataattattcttgaaaattataatttttattaaggtttaaattatatcattatttctaaaaagaATGCTTGTAAATGAATGTATCTAATTACTACTCcttttaattaaatgtatatatatatatatatatatatatatatatatataagcattaaaaaataaataaattaaaacttGTATAATATGTGCAAATATCAGAATAACCTAAATTAGAATATaggtttatataattttatgaagagtaaaaataaaaaaagattattgtttcatttatttactttagtatatatattatagcaatatttataaaatataattaaaccaaaattacttatataaaaaaataagttaataAATATTGGTATCCTGCTACTTATTGGAAAAGAAGAGTACTacacaaaattaataattccaTACTTTTAATTACtactaaaattaaattaacatgtatatatattgactattttttagaaatagtCCGAGAACTgacttttgaaaaataaattaaaaattaatattatacttatgcattacatatgaaataaattcttattttttcacttttattttattaaagaaatataaattataggAAAGATTTACTAatagttaatataaattctatgtatatttatatattcctaaaataaaatgaaaacttaaaacatttatagACAGCATTAAGATATATCTCCattgcataaataaatacctATACACGATGAAAGtgttgtataaaatatagttttgttttaattttttttaatgtcgatataaatttttgtagATATATGTcacattttttgaaattcaCTACTATAcgtatgtaaaaaaaaggatttgtgcatattatcttttaatatgtgattaaattttattcatttatttaatattttaatgacataataattaaaaaacattatactatatttacatattaattttcagtttaatataaatttaattaaatattttaattattaattaacacaataataaagaacaataataaagtgataaatatttttaatttttcatttaactgtaatgatatataatcccaatttagaaaataattatagatgatatatatttaacatgcCTATTCtttcaatatttataaattcattcTTTTATGAtgcaaaaaaacaaaatttatgatagatatatttaaaggGTAAATCCAAATTAGtggttttataattttatatttaataattataaatagaacctaataattactatataatttatataaatatattttatttattattactaaaagtaaattttttaaaaataagagttcatttattttcgttattttctatttattttttttacaaaaataaaaaatttatatcttcgacaaaatatgcatatttaaaagaaaaaaaaaatataaaagtgaaCATTGTATACAAACACctttaataattatgataatttaaaagaattttaaataaaattacctACGATATAAGATATCATCGTTACGAAATGTTAaggataatatattataatttagataaatattcgatatatagtttttttccttgaaaattctataaatgaaagaaccattattatattttatttatatataaattattactacacaaaataatatattgtattaaaaaatcatacaaatctaaatgaaataaacataaaaaaaaaaaatattatatattaaatatatttttttattatgcaatagtaaattcttattaatatgacaaattatattactgttctaaaaaataaattataaattaagataaaaatcatattatatttttaattatgccATGTGTTTCATACTATCCTGTGGCACTGACcttaaaataagataattatttttttattttatgcttttatatacatgttggatatatatttatatatattataaatataatgtatttggAAACATAATCGTTTCATAACCATAACATATTCCATTATTTCACTTCCTCTTAATTTTCGAATATTACAAATTTCCATttctacaaaaaaatataaaagcgtattttaattaatagtTCTGTATATTATGAGAAATACATAATGATacgaattatttataaatataactttttatttaataaaagattTTCCGTATACTCATGTAACTAATtgaaatgtttatttttagcaaaacttattttttcctatatatttttttttatttttatatccaataaaaatattcgcgcattttaaattaattactCATATTTATCCAAATATAcgtatcatatataaataatttaagctTATTCTCGATATATTTAAGTTCttactaaataaatatatatatcataaatgattattattattaaatgcatacatatatatatataatcatttacgcagtttaaaaaaatactatataaaaaaaataggaagaTAATATAtcagaatatattaaaattttataattcacaTTAATCATCTTACTGTATATCAAAACATTTAAGTATATCTTGGTGATTTTATAATGGTTACATATTTTCTGAATATACATCCTCGATAAATTATTAGTCGAAAATTATTAGTAAGAGTACTTATTAGTAAGAGTactatatattgttttaaattatgtaataaataactttttgctgaaatatattatgcttaaaaataaagctaaCTCTTCTTTTTGATAACATCCTATTTTAAGCTCTAGTAAAGTTATGTGAATGTTACATGGCATATACtagcaaaaattaaaactttaTAAAGTGTCTTTTTGAAACAAAGAGAAGATTAATAATATCAAAAGTGTTTCAGCAagtaatatttgtaaatcgcataaatgtattttattataaatattttaattaaattttggtcttttttatttttatctttatagCACGGTATATCCAATGCACaattctaaaaatatattttctatagtTTCTGAAGGATTTTAAAGTATAACTTATTTTTCAGTAATAAATCTATTCCGATTTACAGCCCTTAATTtgtgttttaattttttatatttttatttaagtttttccttatatcttttaatttaattagatcttttaatttaattagtccttcttttttcctatttattttttttttccttttcttcgttttctttatttccaTATTAATCATATTCTGATGTCTTCTTGTTCAAAATTGCAttttttgcttcattttccgtcatgtatttttctattaatataatatttttctaatctATTGAAaagttcctttttttcccctgGTTTATAGTTTTTCTAAtctggaaataaaaataagacttaaaaatatattttataaattcataaagTGTTTTACCtcataataagaaaattcttcttacaaaaattaagcaaacagcagcaaaacaaaaaaaaaaaaataataaacaaaaagaaaaaagaaaagtatgaatattttaattatactatgtcatattattattacagtGACAACTTCATATacaataaacaaattaataaatttttatgatgaGATggaacttaattttttttttcgtgacatttttccatattaCACATAAATTTAGTATAAGAGAAACTGTTCATTATAATGATCATAAttctatttaattaaaagtttttatttaaacgCTTCTAACAttttaatcatatattttagtttatagatattaattatttaactatacatatatatgtacacatttcgttttaaataataacgtaaagaagaaaaatacaataattatatagtaatatttctttatatttttacttaatatacgcttaatatatttttaatataatatatataaattagtgCAGGAACTAATCCAAAATTTATTAGaaagtttatttttctataatacataatttcaggaataaaaaaattacctttatacataaaaaataaaaaacataaataaaagaaaaattcagataaaattaaaaattatattttttagaaattttattttcatgtctattttgttttgttttattttttttcagaaaTAAACCATGATTTTTGAAATACAAGAATATCACTATTTCTACTGATATTTGATGTAACTATAGTATAATGTTATAATTCCTCtacaaacaaaataatttatccATCGAAATAATACAACTAAACAACATTTCCTACTTATTTCTGGTGTAAATACTACATGGAAtactcatatttttaaaaattatttaaatgaactaaaaaaaaattaaattatttaatacacGTATTAAtcatttctattttatatattttaaatatcacACGATCATAATTAAAGTTTTCTTTTTAGATTCTATTTTAGAAATAAAGTATAATTGTatccattttattatttgcttctttgttttattttattttattttatttttcttctttataaataaagaaatacaagaatatacataaaactgtgaattttagttttttttaatattaaactaattattctataattaacaaatacataaacttagtaaaataatgtaaactGGTAAGAattgaataattaaaaaattaacaatgacacttattcttttttttctttttacttaCCTCTATACAAAGATAAGTATTTTCACTATAaatttctttaataaaaaagaattgatattaatttgttatatataataacaaatattttatttacattttttttattaattatatatatatatataatataaatataaagtaaaatggGAAAGAttcttttagtttttttttttttatcgtgAACATGTCCATAAGCATCacattacatataatagCACAATtcgaaattttatttgttcttttattttgaagcctttttaattttaactttataaaattttattttaaaattatttttataaattataaatattattttatatacgttatagtaaacatatatcaaaatctaaaaacaaataataataaataaataaaatatttcatataaaaccAAAATAAAACCCTTTCAttatacactttttttttttttgctaattttcatcttatttaataaaaaataattattcaatGATTTTGTTGTAATACATTTAAACAATATGGCACTTTACcaatatttttgaatatagtcttcgaaatgaaaaaataaatataatattaagagaaaacaaataaccttagtgcataaaaaaaaaaagcttgaaataaaaaaaaataatgtacgCAAATAATACTagtaaaatgttaaaaatttaaatgtatacttttaataatcaaattttaatttaattattattgtttttaatttatcatatattattgaaaattttataaaataaggtATAATAACCGCTcaaatattattgttttaatatacatttatataactatattatTGGAATTAttgatttaaaatataaatgtacattatCCGCACAGATTACAGCAAAATTGaagatattataataaataaaattttcatatatcttatataatataaaaatataactatgtatatgtaaaataataatattttttatcaactAAGCATTTAATAGTTATGCTATATcaaattatatcaaaatataatactatatataatataaatgtaagtataatatattataattttgttactGCTATGTATATTCCTtctgttttttaattaataattttttataaaaaatattttcaaaaataattacaagaTAGTAgatattttctaaaaaaatattacagtatattttttaacaatagatcaaaatataactgttctaaaaatattttctaaatacattctaatacatattttatttttagaattttttcTCGTATTATATCCTCATTAAAGCaatattttatcaatatacattatgtatataaatatataattttttttcgaaatgaaattttgtatggtgaattataatattaacacaATTATTTCCGTAACGTGCTCATtaaatagttttttatttgttttatttatataatattaattaatagtattttaattatagcttttacgaaaatattttttttaattataacttttttattgtacTTCATTAAAtactacatttatatttattttaaaaaaaatttaaagaattgTTGTATAgacaatatataaaatatatacatcaaGTTCTAAGTTATTCatgtatttgttttattttgaaaaatattaaatatatctagtaaaataatatataagctTTTACAACTTTAAATATATccattataaaacaaaatacacaaatgatcattttttttattagatcctttattttttcctgtcTAATATGGATATTCAAATATTCTGACGAGGTATCATAGttattatacttaattttttcccgttttcttttttattttatgtttttaaatgagaggaatattttattcatataatatataaatatacatttttttaatatttaatatgaacTTATACTTATAGTCAAATATCTACGATAAAACTCGGAACAAGGAATTGAacataaataacatattaaatattaaatatagcaGATTGTTAAGCAGTGAAATAAGAGCATCCCTGGAAGATAAacataaatgtttaaaagaaaaaatatatgatttaaaaggaaaaagtactgcatcatttgaaaaaaaaccATATGCATTAAAgcaatataacttttttcaaGAAGAAGATAATGAATCAATATACAATGATACGTATCAAGAAGaattgaattattttatgccACGTAAAAAACCTCAAAAAATTGGAGCTTCTAACGTTAagcataatttaaaagaaaaatctcCTACATTaaacattataataatattcagAACAATAAAAACCTACACAaatctttaaaaaagttatactCAGAGAATGATTCATATTCAGACCACATCAGCTCAAGTAATAAACGtaattgtattattaataaagataaaattaatgctTTTATAAACAATCAAAAAAAACATCCAGTAAAATATGCATTTGCGCATGtcctttttattcttattttaatactGTTTTATCCGTTAATTTGTtgttatgcttttttttatagtatccTATAATGcctaaaataattatgtctCTTActatttcatattataatccattatatatttgtattactagtaaattgtttttatatttcattctgCTTCCTTGGAGAATACAActgttttaaattaatatacataaaactATCTCATAAATTAATGTAAGTCTAGTAAAAAGTGAGaaacaattatttattgcaaaaatttaattctataaatttattttagtaatctgaaagaaaatataattttatttattcaattgtaaaaaaatgtatgccACCAATACAATTAtctaatatatatggattttttatatttttttgcatttattatttaaaaattgtctttatatagttttatattttttgtaatataagtatatattctgtactttaatttttagtttaaattattaaagatttaaaatataattaaaaatttactttctagcgatatatatatatatacatactttaataaattttgcttatttttcatattatgtcgtttaaatatttaatatatacagttaaaaatatttatataaagaataatattacatttaaaaatattataatcatatttatacaagttaaatagtaaaatatttacaaattatgtaatattcACTTTAATaatcaatttttatataattcagtATATCGTTTATATGAAGATAgctataatttttctatgtATAACTATATGTTTtgctttaaaataaaaaaaacttaaaaaatttttctttcttatttctaatattaaTTAGAGAAGGCGTAAGtagaacatatatttatagggATTCGCATCACTAGTGAAATTCCAGTACTTTtcaaagaattattttatagttaTTCACTGGTCTAAAATGTtctgttaaatatatatatgtaacacaTTAGGTGTTAATGTTCATATACTGTTGTATCAgttgtatatttattctacatttatttaagttATTCACAGCTTAGACGATAGAACAGTTAAGGAacgacatatatatatatatatatatgtatttatattaaagcATTTAAGCAAAAGCTATATAATAGGTATATACAAactgaataatttaaatatatttactatttatttaaatattattaattaatttttgcttAAATACCGGaaagcatattttttatatactccTAAGAACTGTGCTACTCTTTTGATACTTCACTAATAGTAGCATTAAATATGTTGAATATTTCATGCAATTTGCCATTATTATCGAATTAGAAACAATAAAAtccttattttgttaataatatgtgTTAGTCTTTTTATTGTGTAAGGAgtatccttattttttttt
This genomic interval from Plasmodium brasilianum strain Bolivian I chromosome 13, whole genome shotgun sequence contains the following:
- a CDS encoding hypothetical protein (Plasmodium exported protein); translation: MIIFFIRSFIFSCLIWIFKYSDESNIYDKTRNKELNINNILNIKYSRLLSSEIRASLEDKHKCLKEKIYDLKGKSTASFEKKPYALKQYNFFQEEDNESIYNDTYQEELNYFMPRKKPQKIGASNVKHNLKEKSPTLNIIIIFRTIKTYTNL